The following proteins are co-located in the Oncorhynchus masou masou isolate Uvic2021 unplaced genomic scaffold, UVic_Omas_1.1 unplaced_scaffold_1065, whole genome shotgun sequence genome:
- the LOC135528967 gene encoding uncharacterized protein LOC135528967: MNSNMNSMESLHSTLLPVPSRIIYGQDRQAQLCSVPDSKQVHLNHYSCSEGPRGKQRWRKPLQKSTLMLFINPSSPSSRETAIEKVGVERGGEERRARDRARRPASCYANVFGPVSETVTVKQAGPGNWSPETVTVTQAGPGNWSPETVKQAGPGNWSPETVTVKQAGPGNWSPETVTQAGPWNWSPETVKQAGPGNWSPETVKQAGPGNWSPETVTQAGPGNWSPETVKQAGPGNWSPETVKQAGPGNWSPETVTVTQAGPGNWSPETVILKQAGPGNWSPETVIVKQAGPGNWSPETVTVTQAGPGNWSPETVTVKQAGPGNWSPETVTVTQAGPGNWSPETVTVKQAGPGNWSMELPNQTQNSNIDPVRGWVKDTATSNSRLNTGYSSSSISAGPAGRDREMCPPETESSRPAGRDREMCPPETESSRPAGRDREMCPPETESSRPAGRDREMCPPETESSRPAGRDREMCPLETESSRPEGRGTEREGDGTHHSHQADARSSQPQPPAITLIKHQEPPSHQRSPEDVLALNAAVVIAHIKLQRQLSLRKTTPHDLSTQDSRSPTTPEGGKTLVKDAGGCVRPRTDDNRLDPGETTRTKHHTTQIDVGFIPLNSDSDPETSNANIPSPREALERSRPHFISRSQGRLREMERRAEERREERRSDHQPEEMMLMHHRGPSTRPSLSDNLFRPRDRAITGKEMQLRTRQNC, from the exons ATGAATTCAAACATGAACTCTATGGAATCACTCCATAGCACCCTCCTCCCAGTACCTTCTAGAATCATCTATGGACAGGATAGACAGGCCCAACTCTGCTCTGTTCCTGACTCCAAACAAGTCCACCTCAACCACTACAGTTGCTCTGAGGGACCCAGGGGGAAGCAGAGGTGGAGGAAGCCATTACAGAAGTCTACCCTGATGCTGTTCATCaacccctcttctccctcttccagAGAGACGGCCATAGAGAAGGTtggtgtagagagaggaggcGAAGAGAGACGGGCTCGGGACAGAGCCAGGAGACCAGCGAGCTGCTATGCTAATGTGTTTGGCCCGGTCTCAGAGACAGTAACTGTGAAACAAGCTGGACCCGGGAACTGGagcccagagactgttactgttacacaaGCTGGACCCGGGAACTGGAGCCCAGAGACTGTTAAACAAGCTGGACCCGGGAACTGGagcccagagactgttactgttaAACAAGCTGGACCCGGGAACTGGAGCCCAGAGACTGTTACACAAGCTGGACCCTGGAACTGGAGCCCAGAGACTGTTAAACAAGCTGGACCCGGGAACTGGAGCCCAGAGACTGTTAAACAAGCTGGACCCGGGAACTGGAGCCCAGAGACTGTTACACAAGCTGGACCCGGGAACTGGAGCCCAGAGACTGTTAAACAAGCTGGACCCGGGAACTGGAGCCCAGAGACTGTTAAACAAGCTGGACCCGGGAACTGGagcccagagactgttactgttacacaaGCTGGACCCGGGAACTGGAGCCCAGAGACTGTTATTCTTAAACAAGCTGGACCCGGGAACTGGAGCCCAGAGACTGTTATTGTTAAACAAGCTGGACCCGGGAACTGGagcccagagactgttactgttacacaaGCTGGACCCGGAAACTGGagcccagagactgttactgttaAACAAGCTGGACCCGGGAACTGGagcccagagactgttactgttacacaaGCTGGACCCGGAAACTGGagcccagagactgttactgttaAACAAGCTGGACCCGGGAACTGGAGCATGGAACTTCCTAACCAGACCCAGAATTCTAATATTGACCCAGTGAGGGGCTGGGTCAAGGACACTGCTACCAGCAACAGTAGATTAAACACTGGATATTCTAGCTCTTCCATCAGTGCCGGACCAgcaggcagggacagggagatgtgtcccccagagacagagtcctccagaccagcaggcagggacagggagatgtgtcccccagagacagagtcctccagaccagcaggcagggacagggagatgtgtcccccagagacagagtcctccagaccagcaggcagggacagggagatgtgtcccccagagacagagtcctccagaccagcaggcagagacagggagatgtGTCCCCTGGAGACagagtcctccagaccagagggaagagggaccgagagagaaggagatggaacACATCATTCACACCAGGCAGATGCCAGGAGCAGCCAACCACAACCTCCAGCTATCACTCTCATCAAGCACCAAG AGCCCCCGTCACACCAGCGGTCTCCTGAGGATGTCCTGGCCCTCAACGCTGCCGTCGTCATAGCTCATATCAAACTCCAGAGACAACTGAGCCTGAGGAAGACAACACCACATGACCTTTCTACACAGGACTCAAGGTCACCCACCACACCGGAGGGGGGAAAAACACTGG TGAAGGATGCTGGTGGTTGTGTGCGACCCAGGACTGATGACAACAGACTAGACCCTGGTGAGACCACCAGAACCAAACATCACACAACCCAGATTGATGTTGGGTTTATTCCCCTGAATTCTGACTCTGACCCGGAAACAAGCAACGCCAACATTCCATCACCCAGG GAGGCTCTGGAGCGATCCAGACCACACTTCATCAGTCGCTCTCAGGGCagactgagagagatggagaggcgggcggaagagaggagggaggagaggcgctCTGACCACCAGCCAGAGGAGATGATGCTGATGCACCATAGAGGACCCAGCACCAGACCCAGTCTGAGTG